One region of Bosea sp. 29B genomic DNA includes:
- a CDS encoding dihydroorotate dehydrogenase yields MSAAGTIDLSVRIGGLTLRNPVMPASGTFAEGLEKVMDFDRLGAFVTKTITRELRAGNPLPRVVERPGGLINAIGIPSKGVPYFIETTMPHYAAYDTPLVVSISAPTAEGFASLAAELSIPGIAAIEANISCPNIEEDGKAFAMRAESTEKVTRELRRATTLPLWVKLTPNTGDVPEVARAAEAAGADAVVVANTILSMAIDLKSFKPCLGNIMGGLSGPAIKPIVLRQVFQCAKAVKIPVIGCGGISTAEDAAEYMLAGASAVQVGTATFLQPAAMTTIIDGLAAFCLRREIPRVADLIGGVVIEEADEPDLAWLDPVS; encoded by the coding sequence ATGAGCGCGGCCGGGACTATCGACCTCTCCGTCAGGATCGGCGGGCTCACCCTGCGCAATCCGGTCATGCCGGCGTCGGGCACCTTCGCCGAAGGGCTCGAGAAGGTGATGGACTTCGACCGGCTTGGCGCCTTCGTCACCAAGACGATCACGCGCGAACTGCGCGCCGGCAATCCGCTGCCGCGGGTGGTCGAGCGGCCGGGCGGGCTGATCAACGCCATCGGCATCCCCTCGAAGGGCGTGCCCTATTTCATCGAGACGACCATGCCGCATTACGCGGCCTATGACACGCCGCTGGTCGTCTCGATCTCGGCGCCAACGGCGGAAGGCTTCGCCAGCCTCGCGGCCGAGCTCTCGATCCCCGGCATCGCCGCGATCGAGGCCAACATCTCCTGTCCGAACATCGAGGAGGACGGCAAGGCCTTCGCGATGCGGGCGGAATCGACCGAGAAGGTGACGCGCGAACTGCGCAGGGCGACAACGCTGCCGCTCTGGGTCAAGCTCACGCCCAATACCGGCGACGTGCCCGAGGTTGCGCGCGCCGCCGAGGCCGCGGGCGCTGACGCGGTCGTGGTCGCCAATACCATCCTGTCGATGGCGATCGACCTGAAGAGCTTCAAGCCCTGCCTCGGCAACATCATGGGCGGTTTGTCGGGGCCGGCGATCAAGCCGATCGTGCTGCGCCAGGTCTTCCAATGCGCCAAGGCGGTGAAGATCCCGGTGATCGGCTGCGGCGGCATCTCCACCGCCGAGGACGCGGCCGAATACATGCTGGCCGGGGCTAGCGCGGTTCAGGTCGGCACCGCGACCTTCCTGCAGCCGGCCGCGATGACGACGATCATCGACGGGCTCGCGGCCTTCTGCCTGCGCCGCGAGATCCCGCGCGTCGCCGATCTGATTGGCGGCGTCGTGATCGAGGAGGCTGACGAGCCCGATCTCGCTTGGCTGGATCCGGTTTCGTGA
- a CDS encoding dihydroorotate dehydrogenase electron transfer subunit, with amino-acid sequence MSIQRDQHEAAARSGAAMGGSVCSAAPWKASIVAELAEVVRNEAVNAEYRHLVVNCSEEAAAAQPGQFFQLLCPQPAGEQPFLRRPMSLYGADPDTRQVEFLYKVTGAGTRGLDMLKPGDRLDIMGPLGVGFTLDPEWRHIVAVGRGAGLATLAPLARAAKANGTQVTAVFSARRPELLVSVELFHRHGADVIAVTDAEQTSGPANVERILRRQIAEGRCDAFFTCGSSRLMRVQQRLAREFGLPGQVAMEQQMACGIGLCYCCVRDFNVNGEIVNRRVCWDGPVFDLMEALP; translated from the coding sequence ATGTCGATCCAACGCGATCAGCATGAGGCGGCCGCACGATCCGGTGCGGCCATGGGCGGCAGCGTCTGCTCTGCTGCGCCGTGGAAGGCGAGCATCGTCGCCGAGCTCGCCGAGGTCGTCCGCAACGAGGCTGTGAACGCCGAATACCGGCACCTCGTGGTCAATTGCAGCGAGGAGGCCGCGGCCGCGCAGCCGGGACAGTTCTTCCAGCTGCTCTGCCCGCAGCCGGCGGGCGAGCAGCCCTTCCTGCGCCGGCCGATGAGCCTCTACGGCGCCGATCCCGACACGCGCCAGGTCGAGTTCCTCTACAAGGTGACCGGCGCCGGCACGCGCGGTCTCGACATGCTGAAGCCGGGCGACCGGCTCGACATCATGGGGCCTCTCGGCGTCGGCTTCACGCTCGACCCGGAATGGCGCCACATCGTCGCTGTCGGGCGCGGCGCGGGGCTGGCGACGCTCGCCCCGCTCGCCAGGGCCGCGAAGGCCAATGGCACGCAGGTGACGGCGGTCTTCAGCGCGAGGCGCCCGGAGCTGCTCGTCTCGGTCGAGCTCTTCCATCGTCATGGTGCCGACGTCATCGCCGTCACCGACGCCGAGCAGACCAGCGGGCCCGCCAATGTCGAGCGCATCCTGCGCCGCCAGATTGCCGAAGGCCGCTGCGATGCCTTCTTCACCTGCGGCTCGAGCCGGCTGATGCGGGTGCAGCAGCGCCTGGCGCGTGAGTTCGGACTGCCCGGCCAGGTCGCGATGGAGCAGCAGATGGCCTGCGGAATCGGGCTTTGCTACTGCTGCGTCCGCGACTTCAACGTCAATGGCGAGATCGTCAACCGGCGCGTCTGCTGGGACGGCCCGGTCTTCGACCTGATGGAGGCGCTGCCATGA
- a CDS encoding MFS transporter, which produces MSDNQAAMGGSIALSSPTEVDGKARKALWGAAIGYAMDGFDLLILGFMLRTISADLQLTQGQAASLVTATLIGAVLGGIGFGMLSDRIGRVRVLTWTIVLFAVFTGMCALAQGYWDLLIYRTIAGLGLGGEFGIGMALVAEAWPASKRARASSYVGLGWQVGVLAAAIATPILLPTIGWRGMFAIGILPAVAAYFIRHSLHEPEVFVARSKDRPKESALRLLVKDWDTTKLSLGMVVLCSVQNFGYYGVMIWLPNYLATRFGFALTQSAVWTSVTIAGMAVGIYAFGHIADRIGRRPAFFGYMLGAAVMVVVYSRLTDPIQLLVAGAVMGFFVNGMLGGYGALISELFPTAARATAQNVLFNIGRGVGGFGPLVVGTIAAAYSFEMAIALLATLYVLDILAMWFLIPERRGAELA; this is translated from the coding sequence GTGAGTGACAACCAGGCCGCCATGGGCGGCTCCATCGCCCTATCGTCTCCGACCGAAGTCGACGGCAAGGCCCGCAAGGCCCTGTGGGGCGCCGCCATCGGCTATGCCATGGACGGCTTCGACCTCCTGATCCTCGGCTTCATGCTGCGGACGATCTCCGCCGACCTTCAACTCACCCAGGGGCAGGCTGCCTCTCTCGTCACCGCCACACTGATCGGCGCGGTGCTCGGCGGCATCGGCTTCGGCATGCTGTCGGACCGGATCGGCCGCGTCCGCGTCCTGACCTGGACGATCGTCCTCTTCGCCGTCTTCACCGGCATGTGCGCGCTGGCACAGGGCTATTGGGACCTCCTGATCTACCGCACCATTGCCGGCCTTGGCCTTGGCGGCGAATTCGGCATCGGCATGGCCCTGGTCGCCGAAGCCTGGCCGGCCTCGAAGCGGGCGCGTGCCTCGTCCTATGTCGGCCTCGGCTGGCAGGTCGGCGTGCTCGCAGCGGCGATCGCAACCCCGATCCTGCTGCCGACCATCGGCTGGCGCGGCATGTTCGCCATCGGCATCCTGCCGGCGGTCGCCGCCTATTTCATCCGGCATTCACTGCATGAGCCGGAGGTCTTCGTCGCCCGCAGCAAGGACCGGCCGAAGGAATCGGCGCTGCGCCTGCTGGTCAAGGATTGGGACACGACGAAGCTGAGCCTCGGTATGGTCGTGCTCTGCTCGGTCCAGAATTTCGGCTATTACGGCGTGATGATCTGGTTGCCGAACTATCTGGCGACCCGCTTCGGCTTTGCCCTGACGCAGTCGGCCGTCTGGACCTCGGTGACCATCGCCGGCATGGCGGTCGGCATCTATGCCTTCGGCCATATCGCCGACCGGATCGGGCGCCGCCCGGCCTTCTTCGGCTACATGCTCGGCGCTGCCGTGATGGTCGTCGTCTATTCGCGGCTGACCGACCCGATCCAGCTCCTGGTCGCGGGCGCGGTGATGGGCTTCTTCGTCAACGGTATGCTCGGCGGCTATGGCGCGCTGATCAGCGAGCTGTTCCCGACGGCGGCTCGGGCGACGGCACAGAATGTGCTGTTCAATATCGGGCGCGGCGTCGGCGGCTTCGGTCCGCTCGTGGTCGGGACGATCGCAGCGGCCTACAGCTTCGAGATGGCGATCGCCTTGCTGGCGACGCTCTATGTGCTCGACATCCTCGCCATGTGGTTCCTGATTCCGGAGCGGCGTGGCGCCGAACTCGCCTGA
- a CDS encoding helix-turn-helix domain-containing protein: MAIRFEEIGERLKAYRLGRRLQAEDVAERLGISRAAVYRIEAGGVVKIETLERLATLLETTVASLLGAGVEYYSSPVSYFERMRQIEEQADQVIAHFPPLSYLLTSDGYSAHLRQTLVEALPPHVAREQAVAEIDAIIAILDERKNARKRRRLSVVNFVNVLEIERWLKLGVVGRFNLPAAEQARRRLAARMEVEHLIGLIESEPMGVQIGLIEEAVPNITFQLFRTAEKTLLGLSPFRLGGELPNLRSGIAMLTADEEPVRLYEDIADGLWRRALKGSEAGAVLRAALDRSGIAQSPPKEASSELV; encoded by the coding sequence ATGGCAATCCGGTTCGAGGAAATCGGTGAGCGGCTGAAGGCCTACCGCCTGGGGCGCCGGCTCCAGGCCGAGGATGTCGCCGAACGTCTCGGGATCTCGCGGGCGGCAGTCTACCGGATCGAGGCCGGGGGCGTCGTCAAGATCGAGACCCTGGAGCGGCTGGCGACGCTGCTGGAGACGACCGTCGCCTCGCTGCTCGGGGCAGGGGTCGAGTACTACTCCAGTCCGGTCAGCTATTTCGAGCGCATGCGGCAGATCGAGGAGCAGGCCGACCAGGTCATCGCGCATTTCCCGCCCCTGTCTTATCTCCTGACCTCGGACGGCTACTCCGCCCATTTGCGACAGACCCTGGTGGAGGCGCTGCCGCCCCATGTCGCGCGCGAGCAGGCCGTGGCCGAGATCGATGCGATCATCGCGATCCTCGACGAGCGCAAGAATGCCCGCAAGCGCCGCCGGCTGAGCGTCGTCAATTTCGTCAATGTCCTCGAGATCGAGCGCTGGCTCAAGCTCGGCGTGGTCGGACGCTTCAACCTGCCGGCCGCCGAGCAGGCCCGGCGACGCCTGGCGGCGCGCATGGAGGTCGAGCATCTGATCGGGCTGATCGAGAGCGAGCCGATGGGCGTGCAGATCGGCCTGATCGAGGAAGCGGTGCCGAACATCACCTTCCAGCTCTTCCGGACTGCGGAGAAGACGCTGCTTGGACTGAGCCCGTTCCGCCTGGGCGGTGAATTGCCGAATCTCCGGTCCGGCATCGCCATGCTGACCGCGGATGAGGAGCCGGTACGCCTCTACGAGGACATCGCCGATGGGCTCTGGCGCCGCGCCCTCAAGGGCAGCGAAGCCGGGGCAGTGCTGCGGGCGGCGCTCGATCGCTCGGGGATCGCACAGTCGCCGCCGAAGGAGGCGTCCTCGGAGCTGGTCTGA
- a CDS encoding tripartite tricarboxylate transporter substrate binding protein yields MIITRRAALTGLAGAALAPRAAFAQRKIVRLVVPAAAGGAIDVIGRLYAQRVAPALDESWVVENKAGASNTLGAAEVARSAPDGATYLTNADIHIMARHVMRSVSYDPLADFTPISRFATSPMVLIGSMKTPATMQGLIADMKAKPGEYTFANSALGSMGHLATESFKRRTGTSAELVNYRGTAPAITDVVAAQVPLMVAPLGSALSFVTDGKVRAFAIMGAQRSGLLPSVPTAGEQGLSDLNFTLWYGLWGPKGLPAETVQRVNAAVQAASKDREIVEKLTALGAEAVTEDPASFAKFIEAEIQRANRVVEEAGIKPG; encoded by the coding sequence GTGATCATCACACGACGTGCCGCCTTGACCGGGCTCGCTGGCGCCGCGCTCGCGCCCCGTGCCGCCTTCGCCCAACGCAAGATCGTCAGGCTCGTCGTGCCCGCCGCGGCGGGTGGGGCGATCGACGTCATCGGCCGGCTCTATGCCCAGCGCGTTGCGCCGGCGCTCGATGAATCCTGGGTGGTCGAGAACAAGGCCGGCGCCAGCAACACGCTGGGCGCGGCCGAGGTCGCGCGCTCGGCGCCGGACGGGGCGACCTATCTGACCAATGCCGACATCCACATCATGGCCAGGCATGTGATGCGCAGCGTGTCCTATGACCCGCTGGCCGATTTCACGCCGATCTCCCGCTTCGCGACCTCGCCGATGGTGCTGATCGGCTCGATGAAGACGCCCGCGACCATGCAGGGGCTGATTGCCGACATGAAGGCGAAGCCCGGTGAGTACACCTTCGCCAATTCGGCGCTGGGCAGCATGGGCCATCTCGCCACCGAGAGCTTCAAACGCCGCACCGGCACGAGCGCCGAACTGGTCAATTATCGCGGCACGGCCCCGGCGATCACCGATGTCGTCGCCGCGCAGGTGCCGCTGATGGTCGCTCCGCTCGGCTCGGCCCTTTCCTTCGTCACCGACGGCAAGGTGCGCGCCTTCGCGATCATGGGCGCGCAGCGCAGCGGGCTCCTGCCGAGCGTGCCGACTGCGGGCGAGCAGGGGCTGTCTGATCTCAACTTCACGCTCTGGTACGGCCTCTGGGGCCCGAAGGGCCTGCCGGCCGAGACGGTGCAGCGCGTCAACGCGGCGGTGCAGGCGGCTTCCAAGGATCGCGAGATCGTCGAGAAGCTGACGGCGCTCGGCGCGGAGGCCGTGACTGAGGACCCGGCGAGCTTCGCCAAGTTCATCGAGGCCGAGATCCAGCGCGCCAACCGCGTGGTCGAAGAGGCCGGCATCAAGCCGGGCTGA